Within the Magnetospirillum sp. ME-1 genome, the region CGACTACCGGCGCGCAGGATTGCTGCTGGCCCGCGGCCGCGCCGCCGAGGCCGAGGCGCTGTTCCGCCGGGTGCTGGCGGCCGTGCCCGGCCATCTCGACACCATGGTGGGACTGGCCGGCGCCCTGGTGGAACAGGGACGCGCCGCCGAAGCCGTGCCGCTGCTGGAGCCCGCCGCCGCCCTGCAGCCGCAATCGGGGCGCATTCAGTACCTGACAGGCATCGCGCTGGACGAGGCCGGGCGAGGCGAAGCCGCCTCCCCCCATCTGGCCAAGGCCCGCGCCCTGATCATCGCCCCGGCCGAGCGGCGCGGGCTGGTGCCTTATGAGCTGTACGTCCAGATGAGCCGCCGCTGCAACCTGCGCTGCACCATGTGCGGCTGGGAGATCTGGAAGGATAATTCCGGATTCATGGAGGACGACGTCTTCGAGCGGGTCATCGCCGAGGGCAAGGCGTGCGGCATCACCACCATGCACATCCTGGCCGGCCAGGGCGAGCCGTTCCTCCATCCCCGCGCCTTCGAGATGCTGGAGCGCGCCGTCGCCGAGGGCTTCCAGGTGGGAATCGTCACCAACGGCACCCCCTTCACCCCCGACAAGATCGCCCGTCTGGCCAAGGTTGGGCTGGCCTACCTGCAATTCTCCTTCGCCGGCTGGGACGCGGAAAGCTACGAGAGCGTCTATGTGGGCTCGAAGTTCGAACGCACGCTCGCCAATCTCAAGGCCATCCATAAGGCGCTGAAGGGCACCCCCACCCGCTTCGCCGTCAAGGCGGTGGCGCTGGGCGAGTGGGAGGAAAACCTGCGCAAGACCAAAGCCTTCCTCGCCTCCCACGGCATCACCGACGTTTGGACGGTGCCGGCCAACAATTTCGGCGGCACGGTCCAGTGCGGCACGTTCAACCCGCGCCACGGCATCTGGTCGCTGAAAGAGATCGGGCACCACCGGCTGATGCCGTGCCGCCTGTTCCTCAAGGCGGTGGGCGTGTTCTGCGACGGTACAGTGACCGCCTGCGGCTGCTATGATTCCAACGCCCAACTGAAGATCGGCAACATCATGGAACAGGGGCTGGCCGCCATCCGCCAAGGCCCCGCCTATGGCGCCATCCTGGATGCCTTCCGCAAGGGCGACGTCAGCCAGATTCCCATGTGC harbors:
- a CDS encoding radical SAM protein → MKAPKKKTKPADPARLLAEALRLAEGQLLDEAAAILQQADGHPECDYRRAGLLLARGRAAEAEALFRRVLAAVPGHLDTMVGLAGALVEQGRAAEAVPLLEPAAALQPQSGRIQYLTGIALDEAGRGEAASPHLAKARALIIAPAERRGLVPYELYVQMSRRCNLRCTMCGWEIWKDNSGFMEDDVFERVIAEGKACGITTMHILAGQGEPFLHPRAFEMLERAVAEGFQVGIVTNGTPFTPDKIARLAKVGLAYLQFSFAGWDAESYESVYVGSKFERTLANLKAIHKALKGTPTRFAVKAVALGEWEENLRKTKAFLASHGITDVWTVPANNFGGTVQCGTFNPRHGIWSLKEIGHHRLMPCRLFLKAVGVFCDGTVTACGCYDSNAQLKIGNIMEQGLAAIRQGPAYGAILDAFRKGDVSQIPMCGKCDDPFG